AACCACTTCCTGGTTGGATAGATTAACACTTTCAATTTCAATACTGGCAAATACAGGCTCTTTTACTTCGTATGCACTCACTGTTGCATACACTACCACTGAAAGTACCAATGTTATTGCTATAATCAGGATTATCCCAATAACTGGAGATATTCCACTATCATTATCAAATTTCCTGCACTCCATTCATGGTCCCACCCATTTTCGAAAATTAATCTTTTATTCTTATAATCACCAGTACTCCCACAATTATGACCAGGAATATCATTACAGAAGCGACAGGCTTCCTCCACGATTCTATATCCCATTCCTTATCTTCAACAGCAGATGCTGATGTTTCAAACCTCACTAATCGGTCAATATCCAGGTCAACCGCATGTTCATTTGTTTCATCTCCATTTGAAACTTTGACAATATAATTACCTTTTGGTTTTAATCCGGCAAAAATATATGAATTGTCCCCGACACCACTGCTAATAATTTCAGTACCTTGCAGAATTTCAACATCTGTCCTGGTATTTGAAGTAATCCATAGATTAGCATAATCTTTAACAGGTATCGCTTCACCATCAGTATATTTCGGACAATTGGGAATATCCATTATGGAAAGCAATGTTGGCACCACAACTTCTTGCCCGAATTCCTGGTCCATTTCACCTGGCTCTACATTGGGTGAGAATATGATCAGAGGTACCGTGATTGCTTCATCACAATAGTAATCATCTGATGCATGTCCCCCCCTGGGTGAATCGGCTGATTTGAAAGCCATACCGTGGTCCGCCGTGATCACAAAGGCTGTGTTGCTGTCCCGGGCTGCCGCATACAGCGGTTTAAGGCTTTTATCAAATCCTTCTATTGAACCTAAATATCCCTCAACTCCCCTATAATGCCCGGCACTGTCGACCATTCCCACATTTATTGTAAATATGTACCTGGTATCAGGGTGTTCCTGGGCCATAAATGAAACAATGTCCTGGGAAGCATCCAGTTCCCAGGCTTCATAGGCAACATAACTTTCAAGCCCCCCGGTACCTTCCAGATAGTCAGGCAGCTTGTGTTCCCAGTATTCCAGTTCATTGATCAGACCGGCTGATGCCAGATCATTATTAATCTGAATTTTAATGCTTGGTTCGGTTATGGAATTGGATTCACTGAAGAGCCCGATGTCCTGCTCGCTGCGCAATTGGGAAAAATCACCTTTATGCATAAGGGCTATGGATAAAAATCCTTCCCCACCCAGAATATCATAGATGGTGGCTCCGGGAAACTCGACCATTTCCTGTTCGGCCCTGGAATATCCTGTAATAATCACTGAATGGGCGGGACCGGTCTTGGGTGTAGGAACCGCTACATTGGGAATTAGCAGGCCCTCGGAAATCATACTTTGCAGCTCAGGTATATTTGCAGTCCTTATGGGCTCCCCGTTAAGGGCTTGAGGAGGAGCAGCCGGATTAATATATGAAGACCCCATGCCATCAATGATCAAAATGATCATATTTTGAGGAGGGGTTGTCTCCCCCACATCGACAATGGTCTGTGCCCCGGCTACGGGGAATA
This genomic interval from Methanosarcinales archaeon contains the following:
- a CDS encoding sulfatase-like hydrolase/transferase — translated: MIILIIDGMGSSYINPAAPPQALNGEPIRTANIPELQSMISEGLLIPNVAVPTPKTGPAHSVIITGYSRAEQEMVEFPGATIYDILGGEGFLSIALMHKGDFSQLRSEQDIGLFSESNSITEPSIKIQINNDLASAGLINELEYWEHKLPDYLEGTGGLESYVAYEAWELDASQDIVSFMAQEHPDTRYIFTINVGMVDSAGHYRGVEGYLGSIEGFDKSLKPLYAAARDSNTAFVITADHGMAFKSADSPRGGHASDDYYCDEAITVPLIIFSPNVEPGEMDQEFGQEVVVPTLLSIMDIPNCPKYTDGEAIPVKDYANLWITSNTRTDVEILQGTEIISSGVGDNSYIFAGLKPKGNYIVKVSNGDETNEHAVDLDIDRLVRFETSASAVEDKEWDIESWRKPVASVMIFLVIIVGVLVIIRIKD